Proteins found in one Phalacrocorax carbo chromosome 14, bPhaCar2.1, whole genome shotgun sequence genomic segment:
- the SAMD10 gene encoding sterile alpha motif domain-containing protein 10 has protein sequence MQQGRPSLCCVSTIRSSQGPPEPAAAAHFSFCRSLLEHTVSAENLNYRLQRNPGSSLTWHDGRSQRADGGRTIKLLRQPGTEGLQGRACDHYGIYHTSPTLGSLAKPVVLWTQQDVCKWLKKHCPHNYLIYVEAFSHHAITGRALLRLNGEKLQRMGIAHEAQRQEVLQQVLQLQVREEVRNLQLLSQDCTNTVNRAPLGWAVHHRYET, from the exons ATGCAGCAGGGCCGGCCATCCCTCTGCTGCGTCTCCACCATCCGCAGCTCACAGGGACCACCCGAGCCAG ctgctgctgctcacttcAGCTTCTGCCGCAGCCTCCTGGAGCACACGGTCTCGGCTGAAAACCTCAACTACCGCCTGCAGAGGAACCCGGGCAGCAGCCTCACCTGGCATGATGGCCGGAGCCAGCGGGCCGACGGTGGCCGGACCATCAAGCTCCTGCGGCAGCCGGGCACCGAGGGCTTGCAG GGCCGTGCCTGCGACCACTATGGCATCtaccacaccagccccacgctgGGCAGCCTGGCCAAGCCGGTGGTGCTCTGGACCCAGCAGGATGTGTGCAAATGGCTGAAGAAGCACTGCCCACATAACTATCTCATCTATGTCGAGGCGTTCTCCCACCACGCAATCACAG GTCGGGCGCTGCTGCGGCTGAACGGGGAGAAGCTGCAGCGCATGGGCATCGCTCATGAGGCGCAGCGGCAAGAGGTCctgcagcaggtcctgcagcTCCAGGTGCGCGAGGAGGTCCGAAACCTGCAGCTACTCAGCCAAG ATTGTACCAACACTGTGAACCGAGCACCTCTGGGATGGGCTGTGCACCACCGATACGAGACCTGA